A genomic window from Sceloporus undulatus isolate JIND9_A2432 ecotype Alabama chromosome 9, SceUnd_v1.1, whole genome shotgun sequence includes:
- the LOC121915519 gene encoding C3a anaphylatoxin chemotactic receptor-like has translation MNASCSHLNTTAVEDAMRHIAIVTNVIILVLGVSGNGLVMWVITMREKRKTFTSICYFNLAVADFLFSFGRIPALVQEIMYSCWPFGLVLCKLHAFTRYLTVFASVFILTVISVNRCLLIARPVWARNHRGPHCQALMCIGAWVLALAFSIPYLVVRHTEVINGGTYCVYQKMLKKSTDLPLRLSRFFGGFLVPFIVICSAYLVLVFKLRGRHWEGSHRTFALVAIIVVLFFISWLPHHIFVFLSTISSTKEEWGIWLKLANALAYLHSCVNPVLYCFVGYIRIRGLRRQTSFLGLFRKALTEEDEGSVGAEVSRSLNQKT, from the coding sequence ATGAATGCCTCATGCAGTCACCTCAATACTACTGCTGTGGAAGATGCTATGCGTCACATTGCCATAGTAACCAACGTGATCATCCTAGTTCTGGGTGTCTCTGGCAATGGGCTGGTGATGTGGGTCATCACCATGCGGGAGAAGCGGAAAACCTTCACCTCCATCTGCTATTTCAACCTAGCTGTAGCTgacttcctcttctcttttggcCGTATCCCTGCCCTGGTACAAGAAATCATGTACTCCTGCTGGCCCTTTGGCCTTGTCTTGTGCAAGCTTCATGCTTTCACCCGTTACCTCACTGTCTTTGCCAGCGTCTTCATCCTCACTGTCATCAGCGTCAACCGGTGCTTGTTGATAGCACGACCTGTATGGGCCAGAAACCACCGAGGGCCTCACTGTCAAGCCCTGATGTGCATTGGAGCATGGGTCCTAGCTTTGGCCTTCAGCATTCCCTATCTGGTAGTCCGCCATACTGAAGTAATAAATGGAGGCACCTACTGTGTCTATCAGAAAATGTTGAAGAAATCCACAGACCTGCCCCTGAGACTGAGCAGATTTTTTGGTGGCTTCCTTGTACCTTTCATTGTCATTTGTTCAGCCTACCTGGTTCTGGTTTTCAAGCTTCGTGGGCGGCACTGGGAGGGCTCCCACCGAACCTTTGCTCTGGTGGCCATCATAGTGGTGCTCTTCTTCATCTCTTGGCTGCCTCACCACATCTTTGTCTTCCTCAGCACCATATCAAGCACAAAAGAGGAATGGGGGATCTGGCTCAAGCTGGCAAATGCTCTGGCATACCTCCACAGCTGTGTCAACCCTGTGCTATACTGTTTTGTGGGTTATATCCGGATCAGGGGTCTTCGTCGCCAGACCTCCTTCTTGGGGCTCTTCCGGAAGGCACTAACTGAAGAGGATGAAGGGTCTGTTGGGGCAGAAGTATCACGGAGTCTTAATCAAAAGACCTAA